A genomic region of Ochotona princeps isolate mOchPri1 chromosome 17, mOchPri1.hap1, whole genome shotgun sequence contains the following coding sequences:
- the HID1 gene encoding protein HID1 isoform X1: protein MGSADSKLNFRKAVIQLTTKTQPVEATDDAFWDQFWADTATSVQDVFALVPAAEIRAVREESPSNLATLCYKAVEKLVQGAESGCPSEKERQIVLNCSRLLTRVLPYVFEDPDWRGFFWSTVPGTGRGGQGEEDDENARPLAESLLLAIADLLFCPDFTVQSHRRSTVDSAEDVNALDSCEYIWEAGVGFAHSPQPNYIHDMNRMELLKLLLTCFSEAMYLPPAPESGSTNPWVQFFCSTENRHALPLFTSLLNTVCAYDPVGYGIPYNHLLFSDYREPLVEEAAQVLIVTLDHDSATSASPTVDGTTTGTAMDDVDPPGPENLFVNYLSRIHREEDFQFILRGLARLLSNPLLQTYLPNSTKKIQFHQELLVLFWKLCDFNKKFLFFVLKSSDVLDILVPILYFLNDARADQSRVGLMHIGVFILLLLSGERNFGVRLNKPYSGRVPMDIPVFTGTHADLLIVVFHKIITSGHQRLQPLFDCLLTIVVNVSPYLKSLSMVTANKLLHLLEAFSTTWFLFAAAQNHHLVFFLLEIFNNIIQYQFDGNSNLVYAIIRKRSVFHQLANLPTDPPAIHKALQRRRRAPEPLSRTGSQEGASMEGSRPAAPAEPGTLKASLVATPGIDKLTEKSQVSEDGTLRSLEPEPQQSPVDGSPAEGEPGRAWRDQRRPSNVSASGQWSPTPEWVLSWKSKLPLQTIMRLLQVLVPQVEKICIDKGLTDESEILRFLQHGTLVGLLPVPHPILIRKYQANSGTAMWFRTYMWGVIYLRNVDPPVWYDTDVKLFEIQRV from the exons ATGGGGTCCGCCGACTCCAAGCTGAACTTCCGGAAGGCGGTGATCCAGCTCACCACCAAGACGCAG CCTGTGGAAGCCACCGATGACGCCTTTTGGGACCAGTTCTGGGCAGACACAGCCACCTCGGTTCAAGATGTCTTTGCACTGGTGCCGGCGGCGGAGATCCGGGCTGTGCGGGAAGAGTCGCCCTCCAACCTGGCCACCCTATGCTACAAG GCCGTGGAGAAGCTCGTGCAGGGCGCCGAGAGCGGCTGCCCCTCGGAGAAGGAGCGACAGATCGTGCTCAACTGCAGCCGCCTCCTCACACGTGTGCTGCCCTACGTTTTCGAGGACCCCGACTGGAGGGGCTTCTTCTGGTCCACGGTGCCGGGGACTGGCCGCGGAGGG CAGGGGGAAGAAGATGATGAGAACGCCCGGCCCCTGGCTGAGTCCCTGCTCCTGGCCATCGCTGACCTGCTGTTCTGCCCGGACTTCACCGTGCAGAGCCATCGCAGGAGCACCGTG GACTCGGCAGAGGATGTCAACGCCCTTGACAGCTGCGAATACATTTGGGAGGCTGGCGTGGGCTTTGCTCACTCCCCACAGCCCAACTACATCCATGACATGAACCG GATGGagctgctgaagctgctgctgACCTGCTTTTCTGAGGCCATGTACCTGCCTCCAGCGCCGGAAAGTGGCAGCACCAACCCGTGGGTTCAATTCTTTTGTTCTACAGAGAACAG ACACGCCCTGCCCCTCTTCACCTCCCTGCTGAACACCGTGTGTGCCTATGACCCTGTGGGCTACGGGATCCCCTACAACCACCTGCTCTTCTCTGACTACCGGGAACCGCTGGTGGAGGAGGCTGCCCAGGTGCTCATCGTCACCCTGGACCACGACAGTGCCACCAGCGCCAGTCCCACAGTGGACGGCACCACCACGGGCACTGCCATGGACGATGTTGAT CCTCCAGGGCCCGAGAACCTGTTTGTGAACTATCTGTCCCGCATCCACCGTGAGGAG GACTTTCAGTTCATCCTCCGGGGCCTCGCCCGGCTGCTCTCCAACCCCCTGCTGCAGACCTATCTGCCCAACTCCACCAAGAAGATCCAGTTCCACCAGGAGCTGCTGGTCCTCTTCTGGAAGCTCTGTGACTTTAACAAG AAATTCCTATTCTTTGTGCTGAAGAGCAGCGATGTGCTAGACATCCTGGTCCCCATCCTCTACTTCCTCAATGACGCCCGCGCGGACCAGT CTAGGGTGGGCCTGATGCACATCGGGGTGTTCATCCTGCTACTTCTGAGCGGGGAGAGGAACTTTGGGGTGCGGCTGAACAAGCCCTACTCGGGGCGCGTGCCCATGGACATTCCGGTCTTCACGGGCACCCACGCCGACCTGCTCATCGTG GTGTTCCACAAGATCATCACGAGCGGCCACCAGCGCCTGCAGCCGCTCTTCGACTGCCTGCTCACCATCGTGGTCAACG TTTCACCCTACCTCAAGAGCCTGTCCATGGTGACTGCCAAcaagctgctgcacctgctcgAGGCCTTCTCCACCACCTGGTTCCTCTTCGCTGCCGCCCAGAACCACCACCTGGTCTTCTTCCTGCTGGAGATCTTCAACAATATCATCCAGTACCAGTTTGATG GCAACTCCAACCTGGTGTACGCCATCATCCGCAAGCGCAGCGTCTTCCACCAGCTAGCCAACCTGCCCACTGACCCGCCAGCCATCCACAAGGCCCTGCAGCGGCGTCGGCGTGCGCCTGAGCCCCTGTCCCGAACGGGCTCACAGGAAGGCGCCTCCATGGAGGGCTCCcgccctgcagcccctgcagagCCAGGCACCCTCAAGGCTAGCCTGGTAGCCACTCCAG GCATCGACAAGCTGACGGAGAAGTCACAGGTGTCTGAGGATGGTACCCTGCGGTCCCTGGAGCCGGAGCCCCAGCAGAGCCCGGTGGATGGCAGCCCGGCCGAGGGG GAACCTGGCCGGGCCTGGAGGGATCAACGGCGACCATCCAATGTGTCGGCCAGTGGCCAGTGGAGCCCGACACCCGAGTGG GTGCTCTCCTGGAAGTCCAAGTTGCCACTGCAGACCATCATGCGGCTGCTTCAGGTGCTGGTGCCTCAGGTGGAGAAGATCTGCATTGACAA GGGCCTGACAGATGAGTCGGAGATCCTGCGCTTCCTGCAGCATGGCACACTGGTGGGGCTGCTGCCCGTGCCACACCCCATCCTCATCCGCAAGTACCAGGCCAACTCGGGCACAGCCATGTGGTTCCGAACCTACATGTGGGGCGTCATCTACCTGAG GAACGTGGACCCCCCTGTGTGGTACGACACCGACGTGAAGCTGTTTGAGATTCAGCGGGTGTGA
- the HID1 gene encoding protein HID1 isoform X2, whose amino-acid sequence MGSADSKLNFRKAVIQLTTKTQPVEATDDAFWDQFWADTATSVQDVFALVPAAEIRAVREESPSNLATLCYKAVEKLVQGAESGCPSEKERQIVLNCSRLLTRVLPYVFEDPDWRGFFWSTVPGTGRGGGEEDDENARPLAESLLLAIADLLFCPDFTVQSHRRSTVDSAEDVNALDSCEYIWEAGVGFAHSPQPNYIHDMNRMELLKLLLTCFSEAMYLPPAPESGSTNPWVQFFCSTENRHALPLFTSLLNTVCAYDPVGYGIPYNHLLFSDYREPLVEEAAQVLIVTLDHDSATSASPTVDGTTTGTAMDDVDPPGPENLFVNYLSRIHREEDFQFILRGLARLLSNPLLQTYLPNSTKKIQFHQELLVLFWKLCDFNKKFLFFVLKSSDVLDILVPILYFLNDARADQSRVGLMHIGVFILLLLSGERNFGVRLNKPYSGRVPMDIPVFTGTHADLLIVVFHKIITSGHQRLQPLFDCLLTIVVNVSPYLKSLSMVTANKLLHLLEAFSTTWFLFAAAQNHHLVFFLLEIFNNIIQYQFDGNSNLVYAIIRKRSVFHQLANLPTDPPAIHKALQRRRRAPEPLSRTGSQEGASMEGSRPAAPAEPGTLKASLVATPGIDKLTEKSQVSEDGTLRSLEPEPQQSPVDGSPAEGEPGRAWRDQRRPSNVSASGQWSPTPEWVLSWKSKLPLQTIMRLLQVLVPQVEKICIDKGLTDESEILRFLQHGTLVGLLPVPHPILIRKYQANSGTAMWFRTYMWGVIYLRNVDPPVWYDTDVKLFEIQRV is encoded by the exons ATGGGGTCCGCCGACTCCAAGCTGAACTTCCGGAAGGCGGTGATCCAGCTCACCACCAAGACGCAG CCTGTGGAAGCCACCGATGACGCCTTTTGGGACCAGTTCTGGGCAGACACAGCCACCTCGGTTCAAGATGTCTTTGCACTGGTGCCGGCGGCGGAGATCCGGGCTGTGCGGGAAGAGTCGCCCTCCAACCTGGCCACCCTATGCTACAAG GCCGTGGAGAAGCTCGTGCAGGGCGCCGAGAGCGGCTGCCCCTCGGAGAAGGAGCGACAGATCGTGCTCAACTGCAGCCGCCTCCTCACACGTGTGCTGCCCTACGTTTTCGAGGACCCCGACTGGAGGGGCTTCTTCTGGTCCACGGTGCCGGGGACTGGCCGCGGAGGG GGGGAAGAAGATGATGAGAACGCCCGGCCCCTGGCTGAGTCCCTGCTCCTGGCCATCGCTGACCTGCTGTTCTGCCCGGACTTCACCGTGCAGAGCCATCGCAGGAGCACCGTG GACTCGGCAGAGGATGTCAACGCCCTTGACAGCTGCGAATACATTTGGGAGGCTGGCGTGGGCTTTGCTCACTCCCCACAGCCCAACTACATCCATGACATGAACCG GATGGagctgctgaagctgctgctgACCTGCTTTTCTGAGGCCATGTACCTGCCTCCAGCGCCGGAAAGTGGCAGCACCAACCCGTGGGTTCAATTCTTTTGTTCTACAGAGAACAG ACACGCCCTGCCCCTCTTCACCTCCCTGCTGAACACCGTGTGTGCCTATGACCCTGTGGGCTACGGGATCCCCTACAACCACCTGCTCTTCTCTGACTACCGGGAACCGCTGGTGGAGGAGGCTGCCCAGGTGCTCATCGTCACCCTGGACCACGACAGTGCCACCAGCGCCAGTCCCACAGTGGACGGCACCACCACGGGCACTGCCATGGACGATGTTGAT CCTCCAGGGCCCGAGAACCTGTTTGTGAACTATCTGTCCCGCATCCACCGTGAGGAG GACTTTCAGTTCATCCTCCGGGGCCTCGCCCGGCTGCTCTCCAACCCCCTGCTGCAGACCTATCTGCCCAACTCCACCAAGAAGATCCAGTTCCACCAGGAGCTGCTGGTCCTCTTCTGGAAGCTCTGTGACTTTAACAAG AAATTCCTATTCTTTGTGCTGAAGAGCAGCGATGTGCTAGACATCCTGGTCCCCATCCTCTACTTCCTCAATGACGCCCGCGCGGACCAGT CTAGGGTGGGCCTGATGCACATCGGGGTGTTCATCCTGCTACTTCTGAGCGGGGAGAGGAACTTTGGGGTGCGGCTGAACAAGCCCTACTCGGGGCGCGTGCCCATGGACATTCCGGTCTTCACGGGCACCCACGCCGACCTGCTCATCGTG GTGTTCCACAAGATCATCACGAGCGGCCACCAGCGCCTGCAGCCGCTCTTCGACTGCCTGCTCACCATCGTGGTCAACG TTTCACCCTACCTCAAGAGCCTGTCCATGGTGACTGCCAAcaagctgctgcacctgctcgAGGCCTTCTCCACCACCTGGTTCCTCTTCGCTGCCGCCCAGAACCACCACCTGGTCTTCTTCCTGCTGGAGATCTTCAACAATATCATCCAGTACCAGTTTGATG GCAACTCCAACCTGGTGTACGCCATCATCCGCAAGCGCAGCGTCTTCCACCAGCTAGCCAACCTGCCCACTGACCCGCCAGCCATCCACAAGGCCCTGCAGCGGCGTCGGCGTGCGCCTGAGCCCCTGTCCCGAACGGGCTCACAGGAAGGCGCCTCCATGGAGGGCTCCcgccctgcagcccctgcagagCCAGGCACCCTCAAGGCTAGCCTGGTAGCCACTCCAG GCATCGACAAGCTGACGGAGAAGTCACAGGTGTCTGAGGATGGTACCCTGCGGTCCCTGGAGCCGGAGCCCCAGCAGAGCCCGGTGGATGGCAGCCCGGCCGAGGGG GAACCTGGCCGGGCCTGGAGGGATCAACGGCGACCATCCAATGTGTCGGCCAGTGGCCAGTGGAGCCCGACACCCGAGTGG GTGCTCTCCTGGAAGTCCAAGTTGCCACTGCAGACCATCATGCGGCTGCTTCAGGTGCTGGTGCCTCAGGTGGAGAAGATCTGCATTGACAA GGGCCTGACAGATGAGTCGGAGATCCTGCGCTTCCTGCAGCATGGCACACTGGTGGGGCTGCTGCCCGTGCCACACCCCATCCTCATCCGCAAGTACCAGGCCAACTCGGGCACAGCCATGTGGTTCCGAACCTACATGTGGGGCGTCATCTACCTGAG GAACGTGGACCCCCCTGTGTGGTACGACACCGACGTGAAGCTGTTTGAGATTCAGCGGGTGTGA
- the OTOP3 gene encoding proton channel OTOP3 — MTAQDSDTWETGVDQENQLDTQAEEPGAASPSQQKSWLVLYLSLLLRRDQLAQKAGQLFSGLLAVNVIFLGGAFIGSMIFNSVAITLGDVWILLAVLKGLSLLWLFYYLLGTTRRPHAVLYRDPHAGPIWVRGSLVLFGSCTVCLNIFRVGYDVSHGHCRSQVEVVFPVIEIIFMGVQTWVLLKHCKDCVQVQTNFTRCGLMLTLATNLLLWVLAVTNDSMHREIEAELNALTEEFSGNNSACLCINATVCKVFQKGYLMLYPFSTEYCLICCAVLFVMWKNVGRTLAPHASGHPGAPPFRLHGVIFGPLLGLVTLVAGVSIFVLFQIEANGPNIGRRYFTLYYAYYVAVLPAMSLACLVGTAVHGLEERELDTLKNPTRSLDVVLLMGAALGQMGISYFSIVAIVATDPHELLNRLILAYSLLLILQHITQNLFIIEGLHRRPLWEAVPQALAGKLPEAPRRGSLLELGQDLQRASLAYIHSYSHLNWKRRMLKEISLFLILCNITLWMMPAFGMHPEFENGLERDFYGYRTWFTIVNFGLPLGVFYRMHSVGGLVEVYLGA; from the exons ATGACTGCCCAGGACTCAG ACACCTGGGAGACTGGAGTGGACCAAGAGAACCAGCTGGACACGCAGGCCGAGGAGCCCGGGGCAGCCAGCCCCTCCCAGCAGAAGTCCTGGCTGGTGCTGTACTTGTCCCTGTTACTGCGGCGGGACCAGCTGGCCCAGAAGGCTGGGCAGCTCTTCTCGGGGCTCCTGGCCGTCAACGTGATATTCCTGGGTGGGGCCTTCATCGGCAGCATGATTTTCAACAGCGTGGCCATCACACTGGGTGACGTGTGGATCCTGCTGGCCGTGCTCAAGGGCCTGTCGCTGCTCTGGCTGTTCTATTACCTCCTGGGCACCACCCGCCGGCCGCACGCTGTGCTCTACCGGGACCCTCACGCCGGGCCCATCTGGGTACGGG GCTCGCTGGTGCTGTTTGGCAGCTGCACTGTCTGCCTCAACATCTTCCGTGTGGGCTACGACGTGAGCCACGGCCACTGCAGGTCGCAGGTGGAGGTCGTCTTCCCTGTCATCGAGATCATCTTCATGGGCGTGCAG ACCTGGGTGCTCTTGAAACACTGCAAGGACTGTGTGCAGGTGCAGACCAACTTCACCAG GTGTGGGCTCATGCTGACCCTGGCCACAAACTTGCTGCTGTGGGTTCTGGCTGTGACCAACGACTCCATGCACCGTGAGATCGAGGCTGAGCTCAACGCCCTCACAGAGGAGTTCTCAG GCAACAACAGTGCCTGTCTGTGCATCAACGCCACGGTGTGCAAGGTCTTCCAGAAGGGCTACCTGATGCTCTACCCCTTCAGCACCGAGTACTGCCTTATCTGCTGCGCCGTGCTCTTCGTCATGTGGAAGAATGTAGGCCGCACCCTGGCACCCCATGCCAGCGGCCACCCTGGTGCCCCACCCTTCCGCCTGCACGGGGTCATCTTCGGGCCGCTGCTGGGCCTGGTCACACTGGTGGCCGGAGTGAGCATCTTTGTGCTCTTCCAGATCGAGGCCAATGGCCCCAACATCGGCCGCCGCTACTTCACCCTATACTATGCCTACTATGTGGCCGTGCTGCCCGCCATGAGCCTGGCGTGCCTGGTGGGCACAGCCGTCCACGGGCTGGAGGAGCGGGAGCTGGACACACTCAAGAACCCCACGCGGAGCCTGGACGTGGtgctgctgatgggtgctgcgcTGGGCCAAATGGGCATCTCCTACTTTTCCAtcgtggccattgtggccacagaCCCACATGAGCTGCTCAACCGCCTCATCCTGGCCTACTCACTGCTGCTGATCCTGCAACACATCACCCAGAACCTCTTCATCATCGAGGGCTTGCACCGGCGCCCACTCTGGGAGGCGGTCCCCCAGGCTCTGGCGGGGAAGCTCCCGGAGGCTCCCCGGAGGGGGtccctgctggagctgggccaggacctGCAGCGGGCCTCGCTGGCCTACATCCACTCCTACAGCCACCTCAACTGGAAGCGGCGTATGCTCAAAGAGATCTCCCTCTTCCTTATTCTCTGCAACATCACG CTGTGGATGATGCCAGCGTTCGGCATGCACCCCGAGTTCGAGAACGGCCTGGAAAGAGATTTCTACGGCTACCGCACATGGTTCACCATTGTCAACTTTGGCCTCCCCCTGGGGGTCTTCTACCGCATGCACTCGGTTGGGGGGCTGGTGGAGGTCTACTTGGGGGCCTGA